The nucleotide window GAAAACTTCGACAAGGGTCTGTTAACCCTTTGCGAATACTGGTTTGAGTTGGAGCGCTCCTTAAGCTAGCTGGCGGCGTCATACTAACGGAGGCTGTCCCCCATATGAGACAGCCTCCCTCAACCCCTTCTTTTCTCTTTCCTAAATTGTGATCCTCGCCCTGTCATTTATTTGCGAACTGTCCAAAGAATACAGAGCGTCAAACAAAGCCGCCTGGAAGGTCCCGGGTCCCTGTACCCGTTCGGCCGCGATCTCGCCGGCAATGTTGTAGCAGGTCAGAGCGGCAACACACGCATCTGCGTAGGTTCTCAAGTCTGCGTTGCGACCTGCTGCTCCTACAAACGCTCCCAACAGAGCGGTCGCCATGCACCCCGATCCGGTAATGGCCGCCAGAAGCGGATGGCCATTTTGCAAAGACCAAATGGTGTCTCCGTCTGTGACGTAATCGGTTTCCCCGGTTGCAATGACCACACAGCCTTTTTTTCGGGCATATTGGCGCATGACTTCCGGCAGGTTCTCTCCTGTGGAAGCGGAGTCTACCCCCTTCACTGCACCGCCTGCACCCAGCAGGACACTGATTTCACCAGCGTTCCCGCGCAATACGGTGAGCTTCAGTTCCTCCGTAACTATGCTGGCGGCATCGTTCCGGTAAGGCGTTGCCCCTACCCCAACCGGATCAAACACAACCGGGACCCCCACTTCGTTGGCCGCCTTGCCTGCAATCAGCATGGCCTCCACCACATTGTCGTCAAGGGTTCCCATGTTCAGGGCCAAACCGCTGGCTATCCGCGCCATATCGCCCACTTCCTGCTTCGCGTAGGCCATAACCGGAGATGCACCCAAGGCCAACAGTGCATTCGCTGCGATATTGGTCACCACCACGTTGGTGATGTTATGTACCAGCGGTCTTGCCTGTCTCACTTTGTCCAGCCATTGTGCCGCATCGAATCTGCTCAAGAATGATCCCTCCCCTGCGTTTCTTCTCCCCCCATTGTAACTTGTATTTGACACAAAACAACCACTTATTTTTTAAACACGTCGCCGGAGTTCTTCGTCG belongs to Effusibacillus lacus and includes:
- the thiM gene encoding hydroxyethylthiazole kinase, whose product is MSRFDAAQWLDKVRQARPLVHNITNVVVTNIAANALLALGASPVMAYAKQEVGDMARIASGLALNMGTLDDNVVEAMLIAGKAANEVGVPVVFDPVGVGATPYRNDAASIVTEELKLTVLRGNAGEISVLLGAGGAVKGVDSASTGENLPEVMRQYARKKGCVVIATGETDYVTDGDTIWSLQNGHPLLAAITGSGCMATALLGAFVGAAGRNADLRTYADACVAALTCYNIAGEIAAERVQGPGTFQAALFDALYSLDSSQINDRARITI